From a region of the Pseudomonadales bacterium genome:
- a CDS encoding FtsQ-type POTRA domain-containing protein — protein sequence MSSVLLRLGGRAGLRRGATRKGAGRRVTRAAWLTPVTIAVLLVVALRLGYAALTEVANVPISKVTVNGDFRFLDREVVERIMLPHLGTGYFMVDLARIRDDLLALPMVYQVTVRRAWPDRLMVFITEQVPVLRFGDDAYLNPYAEVFHPQVGLPGVELPRVDGPAGSETMLLRQFDVFTGLLEPAGLRIARLMLDGKHAWRMRLDNGSEVLLGRRDIERRAARMARLFTHDWAMERDRVERLDMRYTNGVAVAWKGEPAAGRKYRARAGGAGATQQ from the coding sequence ATGAGCAGCGTGTTGCTGCGCCTCGGTGGTCGGGCCGGACTGCGCCGCGGCGCGACGCGCAAGGGTGCTGGCCGGCGCGTCACGCGTGCAGCGTGGCTGACGCCGGTAACGATCGCGGTGCTGCTGGTGGTGGCGTTGCGACTCGGCTACGCCGCACTGACCGAAGTCGCAAACGTGCCGATCAGCAAGGTCACGGTAAACGGAGATTTCCGCTTTCTGGATCGCGAGGTGGTGGAGCGGATCATGCTGCCGCATCTGGGTACGGGTTATTTCATGGTCGATCTCGCGCGCATCCGCGACGACCTGCTGGCGTTGCCGATGGTGTACCAGGTCACGGTGCGCCGCGCCTGGCCGGATCGGTTGATGGTGTTCATCACGGAGCAGGTCCCGGTGCTGCGCTTCGGTGACGACGCGTACCTCAACCCCTACGCCGAGGTGTTTCATCCGCAGGTCGGGCTGCCGGGTGTGGAGTTGCCGCGTGTCGACGGACCTGCGGGCAGCGAGACGATGTTGCTGCGCCAGTTCGATGTGTTCACGGGGCTGCTGGAGCCGGCGGGGCTGCGCATCGCACGACTGATGCTGGACGGCAAGCACGCGTGGCGCATGCGGCTCGACAACGGCAGTGAGGTGCTGTTGGGGCGGCGCGACATCGAGCGCAGGGCCGCGCGGATGGCGCGCCTGTTCACGCACGACTGGGCGATGGAGCGCGACCGCGTGGAGCGCCTGGACATGCGTTACACCAACGGCGTCGCGGTGGCCTGGAAGGGCGAACCGGCAGCGGGACGCAAGTATCGCGCGCGCGCCGGTGGCGCCGGCGCGACACAGCAGTGA
- the ftsA gene encoding cell division protein FtsA has product MRVSMSGKMIVGLDIGTSKVVAMVGEVAGDGLLKIVGLGSHPSRGLKKGVVVNIESTVQSIQRAIEEAELMAGCQIHSVYAGIAGSHIRSLNSHGIVAIRDREVYAHDIERVIDAAQAVAIPADQKILHILPQEYIIDSQEGIKEPLGMSGVRLEAKVHVVTCAVNAAQNIEKCIRRCGLEVEEIILEQLASSYAVLTDDERELGVCLVDIGGGTTDIAVFTEGAIRHTGVIPIAGDQVTNDIAMALRTPTQYAEEIKIRYACALAQLAGADETIKVPGVGERGARDLSRQALAEVVEPRYDELFTLVQSEIRRSGFEDMLAGGIVLTGGTSKMEGVVELAEEIFHMPVRIGSPAGVQGMADIVKNPIYSTAVGLLLFGVKQYAAGAGVKEAPGRGLVKKMKQWLQGNF; this is encoded by the coding sequence ATGAGGGTATCGATGAGCGGAAAGATGATTGTCGGGCTGGATATAGGCACCTCGAAAGTGGTCGCGATGGTCGGCGAGGTTGCTGGCGACGGTTTGCTGAAGATCGTCGGGCTGGGTTCGCACCCTTCGCGCGGCCTGAAGAAGGGTGTGGTGGTCAATATCGAATCGACCGTGCAGTCGATCCAGCGTGCGATCGAAGAGGCCGAATTGATGGCAGGCTGTCAGATCCACTCGGTATATGCCGGTATCGCCGGCAGCCACATCCGCAGCCTGAACTCGCACGGCATCGTTGCGATCCGTGACCGTGAGGTCTACGCGCACGACATCGAACGCGTGATCGATGCAGCGCAGGCGGTGGCGATACCGGCCGACCAGAAGATCCTGCATATCCTGCCGCAGGAATACATCATCGATAGCCAGGAGGGGATCAAGGAGCCGCTCGGGATGTCCGGCGTGCGCCTCGAGGCGAAGGTGCACGTCGTGACCTGTGCGGTCAATGCGGCGCAGAACATCGAGAAGTGCATTCGTCGCTGCGGCCTCGAAGTCGAGGAGATCATCCTCGAACAACTCGCATCGAGCTACGCGGTGCTGACCGACGATGAGCGTGAGCTCGGCGTCTGCCTGGTCGATATCGGCGGTGGCACGACGGATATCGCGGTCTTCACCGAAGGCGCGATCCGCCATACCGGCGTGATCCCGATCGCCGGTGACCAGGTCACCAACGACATTGCGATGGCGTTGCGCACGCCGACGCAGTACGCCGAGGAGATCAAGATCCGCTATGCGTGCGCGCTCGCGCAATTGGCCGGCGCAGACGAGACGATCAAGGTGCCCGGTGTCGGCGAGCGCGGCGCGCGTGACCTGTCGCGGCAGGCGCTGGCGGAGGTCGTGGAGCCGCGCTACGACGAGCTGTTCACGTTGGTGCAGTCGGAGATCCGCCGCAGCGGCTTCGAGGACATGCTGGCCGGCGGCATCGTGCTGACCGGTGGCACCTCGAAGATGGAAGGCGTGGTCGAACTCGCCGAGGAGATCTTCCACATGCCGGTACGCATCGGTTCTCCCGCCGGCGTGCAGGGCATGGCCGATATCGTGAAGAACCCGATCTATTCGACGGCCGTGGGACTGCTGCTGTTCGGCGTCAAGCAGTACGCGGCCGGCGCAGGTGTCAAGGAAGCTCCGGGCCGCGGCCTGGTGAAGAAGATGAAGCAGTGGTTGCAGGGCAATTTCTGA
- the ftsZ gene encoding cell division protein FtsZ, whose amino-acid sequence MFELVDNVPQTAVIKVVGVGGGGGNAVKHMIGNSVDGVEFICANTDAQALSDIASRTVLQLGSGITKGLGAGANPQIGRQAALEDRDRIAEVLGGADMVFITAGMGGGTGTGAAPIVAEVAKELGILTVAVVTRPFKFEGKKRATIAEEGLLELQQHVDSLITIPNEKLLSVLGKNTSLLDAFKAANDVLLGAVQGIADLIIRPGMINVDFADVRTVMSEMGMAMMGTGVARGENRAREAAEAAIRSPLLEDINLQGARGILVNITAGPDLSLGEFEEVGDTVEEFASDSATVVVGTVIDPEMNGEIKVTVVATGLGEARKERPVKVVDNTHVAAAGPDYRGLDSPAVRRRQAGGREPAAERPQIAVGAERDLDYLDIPAFLRRQVD is encoded by the coding sequence ATGTTCGAACTGGTAGACAACGTACCGCAGACCGCAGTCATCAAGGTGGTAGGCGTCGGTGGTGGCGGCGGCAACGCCGTCAAGCACATGATCGGCAACTCGGTCGATGGGGTGGAGTTCATCTGCGCGAATACCGACGCGCAGGCACTGTCCGACATCGCCTCGCGTACCGTGCTGCAGCTTGGCTCGGGTATCACCAAGGGGCTCGGCGCGGGTGCCAATCCGCAGATCGGGCGCCAGGCGGCACTCGAGGATCGCGACCGCATCGCGGAAGTGCTGGGCGGTGCCGATATGGTGTTCATCACGGCTGGCATGGGTGGCGGCACCGGCACCGGTGCGGCGCCGATCGTCGCCGAGGTGGCCAAGGAGCTCGGCATCCTGACCGTTGCGGTGGTCACCCGGCCGTTCAAGTTCGAGGGCAAGAAGCGCGCAACGATCGCCGAAGAGGGATTGCTGGAATTGCAGCAGCACGTCGACTCGCTGATCACGATCCCGAACGAGAAGCTGCTCAGCGTGCTTGGCAAGAACACCAGTCTGCTCGATGCGTTCAAGGCGGCGAATGACGTGCTTCTCGGCGCGGTACAGGGCATTGCCGATCTGATCATCCGCCCGGGGATGATCAACGTCGATTTCGCGGATGTGCGTACCGTGATGTCGGAAATGGGCATGGCGATGATGGGAACCGGCGTTGCACGTGGCGAGAACCGTGCGCGCGAGGCTGCCGAGGCGGCGATCCGCAGCCCGTTGCTGGAGGACATCAATCTGCAGGGAGCCCGGGGTATTTTGGTGAATATCACCGCGGGACCCGATCTCTCTCTCGGCGAATTCGAAGAAGTCGGCGACACTGTCGAGGAGTTCGCATCTGACTCCGCGACCGTGGTGGTCGGAACGGTGATCGATCCGGAAATGAACGGGGAGATCAAGGTCACGGTGGTGGCCACGGGGTTGGGTGAAGCGCGCAAGGAGCGACCGGTCAAGGTGGTCGACAACACGCACGTGGCGGCTGCCGGTCCGGATTATCGCGGGCTGGATTCGCCGGCGGTGCGGCGACGCCAGGCCGGAGGGCGCGAGCCGGCAGCCGAGCGGCCGCAGATCGCGGTCGGTGCGGAGCGGGATCTGGATTATCTGGATATTCCCGCTTTTCTGCGCCGGCAAGTGGACTGA